The Urocitellus parryii isolate mUroPar1 chromosome 6, mUroPar1.hap1, whole genome shotgun sequence genome includes a window with the following:
- the Or4e1 gene encoding olfactory receptor 4E1 yields the protein MEEAFLLNQTSLVTYFRLRGLSVNQKVQMAMFSIFLVFYVLTLLGNILIVITIIYDRRLHTPMYFFLSNLSFIDVCHSTVTVPKMLRDTWSEEKLISFDACVTQMFFLHLFACTEIFLLTVMAYDRYVAICKPLQYMTVMNWKVCVLLAVALWAGGTIHSISLTSLTIKLPYCGPDEIDNFFCDVPQVIKLACTDTHIIEILIVSNSGLISVVCFVVLVVSYAVILVSLRQQISEGRRKALSTCAAHLTVVTLFLGHCIFIYSRPSTSLPEDKVVSVFFTAVTPLLNPIIYTLRNEDMKNALNKIMGRKEKKEK from the coding sequence ATGGAAGAGGCTTTCCTACTCAATCAAACTTCTTTAGTGACATATTTTCGGCTTAGAGGTTTATCTGTAAATCAGAAGGTGCAGATGGCTATGTTTTCCATATTTCTCGTTTTCTATGTCCTGACTCTGCTTGGGAACATCCTCATTGTCATCACTATCATCTATGACCGCCGGCTCCATAcccccatgtatttcttcctcagCAATCTGTCCTTTATCGATGTCTGCCACTCCACTGTCACTGTGCCCAAGATGCTGAGAGACACCTGGTCAGAGGAGAAGCTCATCTCCTTTGATGCCTGTGTGACCCAGATGTTCTTCCTGCACCTCTTCGCCTGCACAGAGATCTTCCTCCTCACCGTCATGGCCTATGATCGTTATGTGGCCATCTGTAAACCCTTGCAGTACATGACAGTGATGAATTGGAAGGTATGTGTGCTGCTGGCTGTGGCCCTCTGGGCAGGAGGAACCATCCACTCCATATCCCTGACCTCCCTCACCATCAAGCTGCCCTACTGTGGTCCTGATGAGATTGACAACTTCTTCTGTGACGTGCCGCAGGTGATCAAATTGGCCTGCACTGACACCCACATCATTGAGATCCTCATTGTCTCCAACAGTGGGCTGATCTCCGTGGTCTGTTTTGTGGTCCTTGTGGTGTCCTATGCGGTCATCCTGGTGAGTCTGCGGCAGCAGATCTCCGAGGGCAGGCGGAAGGCCCTGTCCACCTGTGCAGCCCACCTCACCGTGGTCACACTGTTCCTGGGACACTGCATCTTCATCTATTCCCGCCCATCCACCAGCCTCCCAGAGGACAAAGTGGTGTCTGTGTTTTTCACTGCTGTCACCCCTCTGCTAAACCCCATCATCTACACCCTTAGGAATGAAGACATGAAGAATGCCTTGAACAAGATaatggggaggaaggagaagaaagaaaaataa
- the LOC113200699 gene encoding LOW QUALITY PROTEIN: transcription initiation factor TFIID subunit 9-like (The sequence of the model RefSeq protein was modified relative to this genomic sequence to represent the inferred CDS: deleted 2 bases in 1 codon): MESGKMASPKSMPKDAQMMAQILKDMGITEYEPRVINQMLEFAFRYVTTILDDAKIYSSHAKKATVDADDVRLAIQCRADQSFTSPPPRDFLLDIARQRNQTPLPLIKPYSGPRLPPDRYCLTAPNYRLKSLQKKASTSAGRITVPRLSVGSVTSRPSTPILGTPTPQTMSVSTKVGTPMSLTGQRFTVQMPTSQSPAVKPIPATSAVQNVLINPSLIGSKNILITTNMVSSQNTANESSNALKRKRDDDDDDDDDDDDDYDNL, from the exons ATGGAGTCTGGCAAGATGGCTTCTCCCAAGAGCATGCCGAAAGATGCACAGATGATGGCACAAATCCTGAAGGATATGGGGATTACAGAATATGAGCCAAGAGTTATAAATCAGATGTTGGAATTTGCCTTCCGATATGTGACCACAATTCTAGATGATGCTAAAATTTATTCCAGCCATGCTAAGAAAGCTACTGTTGATGCAGATGATGTGCGATTGGCAATCCAGTGTCGAGCTGACCAGTCTTTTACCTCTCCTCCCCCGAGAGATTTTTTATTAGATATTGCAAGGCAAAGAAATCAAACCCCTTTGCCATTGATCAAGCCATATTCGGGTCCTAGATTGCCTCCTGATAGATATTGCCTAACAGCTCCAAACTATAGGCTCAAGTCTTTACAAAAGAAAGCATCTACTTCTGCAGGAAGAATAACAGTACCACGGTTAAGTGTTGGTTCAGTTACTAGCAGACCAAGTACTCCCATACTAGGCACACCAACCCCACAAACCATGTCTGTTTCAACTAAGGTAGGGACTCCAATGTCTCTAACAGGGCAAAGGTTTACAGTACAAATGCCTACTTCACAGTCCCCTGCTGTAAAACCT ATTCCTGCAACATCAGCAGTTCAGAATGTTCTGATTAATCCATCATTAATTGGGTCCAAAAACATTCTTATTACTACTAATATGGTATCCTCACAAAATACTGCCAATGAATCATCAAATGCATTGAAAAGAAAACGTGacgatgatgatgacgatgacgatgatgatgatgatgactatGATAATTTGTAA